The Flavobacterium sp. 20NA77.7 genome includes the window AGTAGATTAAAAGAAATAAGAAGATTCAAGTAATCTAAATCAAATTTTAAAATTTAAAAGTACTTATAGGAATAAACTTTATACTTGCGAAGTCAAAAACCTCTAAAGTAATTTTAGAGTTTTTTTTATTTCTAATCATCAATAAAATTTTGAATAAATTCTAAGATTTGATTTGAAGTTAAATCAATATCGCCCACAAACACAAAACCACTTCTTTTTGAAGTGGTTTTTTTATTTAATTACTGTATGCGAAATGAAATTTTGCGAAATTCTTTCGCGTGGAGTGTGCAAATAATTTACCAAATATAATAGACTTAATTGTTTTTTAATAAAACAAATGCATTTTAGATTTCGTTCGCCACCCTGCTTGGTTTTCGTAGGCTACAAAATAAATTTTAATATCCGCTTGGTTTTCATACTCAACAAAATAGATTTTTTTATCGGCTTGATTGGCATATTTTGTAAAAAACCATTTTCCGTTGTTAGTCCCCGCTTGATTTTCATAGCTAACCTTAAACACTTTTAAATCAGCTTGGTTTTCATATTTTACAATAAATACTTTGATTTCTGCCTGATTGGAATAATCAACCGAAAATACTTTTTGCCCATAGCTTGTATAACAAATCACCATCAGTAACCAAAATAAACTATTTTTCATGATTAGTTGTTTATTACTTATAACAAATATAGAGATTAATTTTGTTATAAATAAAAAACTAAAAAGGCATGTCTATAATAAACATGCCTTTAAAGCGAATTAAATGAGGTTAAGTATATAGTAGATTATCGCTTTATTATTTTTCTCACTTCCTTATTTGAAGTCGTCTCTATAGCAACGAAATATATTCCTGCCAAAAAACTTGAAAAGTCAATCTTTTCCACATATCCATTTAAAACTTTTATAATTCTTCCGTTACAATCTGTGATAAGAATTCTAGTAATATCGTTGTTAAAATTTGTAGTTAGACTTACTTCACCTGAAGTAGGATTTGGAAAAAGAACAACATTATTTTCTAATAAGGTAAAAGATTCCTCACTAAGCAATGTGCTTGTATTGGTTGCCTTTACACTTAAGTCATTCCATTTACAAGGAAACGACAACGTATTTCCAGTAAACGAATCAATAATAAATTTTAATTGGTTTGGGTCTGTACCTGGAGCGGCACCTATTACCCCCGAAGCACTTGCCATACCCGGAGCTTTCCACAGGACCAAACCATTTGTTTTATTATAACTCATTCCAATTCTTACCCAAGTATTTGCAGGCATATACAACCCTCCGGAAGCTAAATAAAACGTGTAATTATTAATCGCTCCTGCATTGTTATAATTTGCATTACCAAGCAATTCCTTTGTTTCAGGGACAAATGCAAAACCTACTAATACTTTAGAACCTGTAGCGTCATATAAAAACAAAATTTGAACGTTTTTACTTGTAGTAGCACCTCCGGTATATAGATCAACCTCAATTTCAATAATATTATTACCCACTGTACGAGTTGACCAAAGAGCAGGTAAATCATTTTTAAATAGATTAAATGTGGGTGGAGAAGCTACATTGGGGCCATACATCTGAAGTATTTTTCCGGTTGTTGTTCCTCCATCTACAATTTGATAATCTGTAGTCGTTCCGTTTAAGGCATAATATCCGCCTTGACCAACAGTTATTCCGTCGGTTGCTGTACAAATATTTCCAATAGTTAGAGATTCAAAGTTCTCTGCACTTAGTATTTGTGCATTAACTAATTCCATTGTGCAAAAACACAAAATAAGATAAGGTAAAATTTTTTTCATATTATTTTAGATTTGGGATTTATCAAAATTACTATAAAAAAAAATGAAAATTAATTTTATATAGTTAAATATCAGTCATTTAAAGTTAAATTTTGTTGAAAATTAAACAATGTTAAAATTGAGAGTACTAAATCACTGTTTTGATTAACTAATTATTTATTTTTTAACTATAAACTGTAAAATAAAAATTAAGACACCAAGCAGCACAAAAGTGCAATAAAATCTACACTTTTGTGCGTAATTCATTGTTATAAATTTAACCTAGAATACAAAAATTTCTTAAAAAAATAGTATATTGCATCAAATTTAAATTCCCTATGATATTATTTACTGCTTTAACAACATTACTTGTAACTTTACTTTTAGCTATAAATAACTATAAGATTAATAAAAATTCATTGTATTTAGCAGGTTTTTTAATTTCATTATCAATAGGAGTGCTGCTACATTATTTTGCTGTTCAAGCAAATTCTCCATTTGCGTTAGCCATTGCATATGGCCATTTTATGCCTATTTATTATTTAACAGGACCATTATTATTTTTTTACATTAGAGGCACGCTAACCGATTCTGCAAGATTAAAGCCTTGGGATTGGTTGCATTTTATGCCTTTTATAATAGGCTTAATATCCATTTTTCCATACTATTTTGAGAGTTTTGACACAAAATTAGATATTGCAACTAAAATTATTCATGACACAAACCATCATAAAAAAGTAAATATTAGCTGGCTTTATCCAAATATTTATAATCTAGCTGTTAGACCATTTATATTATTTGGGTATTTTATAGCTTGTATTTTTAAATTGTACACTTACAATCGATCGAAGAAAAAATCAGTACGCACTAATTCGCATAAAAAAATTGTTCATAAATGGTTGTATTTAATAACTAGTATTACAGGTGTTTGTGCCTTGAGTTATGGAATTTTAACTTTTAATTTTTTAATTACAGATAGCGTATCTAAAGAAACTATTAATGGATTTGCAATGAACTATTATTCGGGAATTTCATTTAGCTTAATTCCTTTCTTACTACTCATTTTTCCCGAAGTTCTATATGGATTACCTAGTACAAAAAACAATTTGATTTCTACAGAAACCGAAACATATGATGAAATTAACAAAACTGACGAAACTTCTAACTATTCTAATGATATTGAATTAGAAGATTCGGAATTTACAATCATTGCGACAAATATATTAGATTATTTAGCTAAAGAAAAACCTTTTACAGATACTGATTTTAGCTTAGATGACCTCAGTAAAAGTTTAAATATTCCAAAACATCATTTATACTACTGCTTTAATACTGTTTTAAAAACCAAATTTACCACTATTCGTGCCATCTTGCGTGTTGAATATGCAAAAGAATGCTTATTAAATGGTGATTTAAAAAACTTATCTATGGAAGGTGTCTGGACAAAATCTGGCTTTTCATCTAAAACTAGTTTTTTTGTATCATTCAAAGAAGTAACTGGTTTAACTCCTTTAGAATTTATTAAAATTAACAACCTAAATTAATTCTTTTAAAATAACAATCTTAAAAAAATAACTACAATTATTAACAATTAGTGTAAGAATATAAATTATAATTGTTAATAAGTTAAACAATTAAAATATACAAAAAAATTCTCTTATCTATATATTTCAATCGTTTTCGGTAAATATTTAAAAATCAAAAAGTTAGATTTTTAGATTTAAAAAATTGTTAATAAATCTTATTTTTTTGTTTATAACTCAAAATATTTTATATACATTTGTCGCATAACTTTAAACTTAATTAAGTATGAAAAAAGTTTTATTATCTGCTGTAGCAGTTTTAGCGTTAACTTTAGGTAACGCACAAGAAAAAGGAAATGGTTTTTCTAAAGGCGATGTTTTTGTTTCAGGAACTTTAAAATTTAACTCTGATTCAAAAATTTCAAATTACAAAGAAGACAACTTTACATTTGCACCTTCATTAGGTTACTTTGTAACTGAAAACATTGCATTAGGTGTAAACTTAAACGTTGGGTCTGGAAGTGTACAAGCTACTTCTACCTCAGGAAAAGACAAAACAAGTACTTTTGGTGCTGGTTTAGCGGGAAGATATTACTTTACACCTTCATCTCAATTTTCAGTGTTTGCTGAATTAGGTGCTAGTATGGCTTCTGTAAAAACGACTCCTGCTGGTTCTGCTTCATCAAAAGTTAATGCTTTCGGAATTGGTTTTGCACCAGGATTTAACTACTTTATTTCTAAAAACTTTTCGTTAGAAACTAAAATTGCAGTATTAAGCTACACTTCTGCTAAAGGAGATTGGACAGGAGCTCAAAGTGGTTCAAGTTTACAATTTGGTGGAGATTGGTCTGCTGTTTCATTTGGAGTTAATTACAAATTCTAATTCCAAAATCACATAATATAGAAAAACCGCCATCGTGCGGTTTTTTTTATGTCTAAAAAATAAATTGTACCTTTAACCTACAAAATTTAAAAATATGTATTCTCGAGAAGCTCAGCTTGCTGCCTTTAATCGCTTACTAGACATCATGGACGATTTACGTGAAAAATGTCCATGGGATAAAAAACAAACACTTGAGAGTTTAAGACATTTAACCATAGAAGAAACATATGAATTAGGTGATGCAATTCTTAACAACGACAAAGTAGAAATCAAAAAAGAATTAGGTGATTTATTACTTCATATTGTTTTTTATGCTAAAATAGGTAGCGAAACTAAAGATTTTGATATTTCAGACGTTACTAATAGTATTTGCGATAAGTTAATTAACAGACACCCACATATTTATGGTGATGTTGTAGTGGCAAATGAAGAAGAAGTAAAACAAAACTGGGAAAAATTAAAATTAAAAGAAGGTAAAAAATCAGTCTTAGAAGGTGTGCCAAATAGTTTACCTGCACTAGTAAAAGCAAGTCGCATACAAGACAAAGCAAAAGGTGTTGGATTTGACTGGGAAGAAAAAAGTCAGGTTTGGGAAAAAGTGCAAGAAGAACTTACCGAATTTCATGCAGAAATAGAAAAAGGCACTGCTAAGACTATGGAAGAAGAATTTGGCGATGTATTATTTTCATTAATCAATTATGCGCGGTTTTTAAATATCAATCCTGAAGATGCTTTAGAACGTACAAACAAGAAATTTATTACCCGTTTTCAATACTTAGAAGCACAAGCAGAAAAGATGGGTAAACCCCTGTCTGAAATGACATTAGCTGAAATGGATGTGTTTTGGAATGAAGCTAAAACAATGTGATTTTATAAAATAATACAGCTTTTTAAACCTTAGCTAATTAATATTGTCTAAATAAAAAATTACAGAATGAGAATACAACTATTTTTAATATCGTTAGTATTATTAACTGCTTCTTGTAGTGAAAATGATTGTGGATGTGTTACACCTCAAGAAGAAACGATGTACTTCCCTCCTATTACTTCTGAAACAATTTGGGAAACCAAAACTCCAGAAAATATGAGTTGGAATACAACAAATCTACAAACGTTGTATACCTATTTAGAGCAAAAAAACACAAAAGGTTTTATAATACTTCACAATGGTAGAATTGTTGTCGAAAAATATTTTAACGGTCATAGCGCAGGAATGCCTTGGTATTGGGCAAGTGCTGGAAAAACACTCACTGCTTCTGTAACTGGTATTGCCGAACAAGAAGGTTTTATCAATACAAACAATAAAGTATCTGACTATATAGGTACTGGCTGGACTTCAGCACCAATAGGTAAAGAACAATTAATAACTTGCAAACATCTTTTAACTATGACGTCGGGCTTAGACGATAGTTTTAATGACAGCACAGACCCTACACTTGATGATTGTGTAAACCCAGGATGCCTTATGTACACAGCAGATGCAGGTACAAGATGGGCATATGATAACGTGTATGTAAAACTACAGCAGGTTGTAGCTAATGCAACAGGACAAAACTGGGATACCTATTTTACTGCTAAGTTGAAAAACAAAATAGGCATGAATGGTTCATGGATTCAATCTGACAACAATAGTATCTATTGGAGTACAACACGAAGTATGGCTCGATTTGGTCTTTTAGCACTTAATAAAGGAAAATGGGACGGTACTGTTGTAGTGCCTGAAAATTATATGAATCTTGCTACTTCAACGTCACAAAACATTAACCAAGCGTATGGTTATTTGTGGTGGCTGAATGGCAAAAATAGTTATCATTTACCGTCTTCTCAACTACAATTTCCGGGAAGTTTAATCCCCAATGCTCCTTCAGATTTATTTTGTGCATTAGGAAAAAATGACCAAAAAATTTATGTTGTACCAAGTAGAAAATTGGTAATTATACGAATGGGAAATGCAGCAGATACAAGTAATTTTGCATTAAGTAATTTTGACAACGAATTATGGAGTAAAATAAACGCCGTAATTAATTAACCAAAAACTAATTACTCTTCATATCTTTTCATTTCTCTATCATAGAAAGCACCCGCTTCTTCTATTAAATGTTCCATTTCTGCTTCTAACTCGGCATCATCTTCTTCCGAAATATCTTCTAAAAATTCTACAGAATCATCCTTCAAATTGATTAAAAATCTTGGAAATTCTAAATGAACAATAAATATTTCATCTGGAAAATCAGTATTATCGCCTAAAATAAATTTTGGTAGCTCCATGCTCTATAGTTTGTTTTTTAATAAATGTCTAAATCTAATATATAATAATATTGACGCCGCACCCAAGCCTGCCAATAAACCTATCCATACACCCACTGCTCCTAAATTTGTGTATTTACCTAAATAAATAGACACAGGAAAACCAATAATCCAATACGCAATAAACGTAATTACCGTTGGAATTTTGACATCCTGCATACCGCGTAATGCACCCAGCACAACTACTTGCATTCCATCAAACAATTGAAAAAAAGCAGCAACAAATATCAACTTTGAAGCAATACCTATTACTTCAGCAGTATCATTTATTGAAGCTTGTGTTTCTAAATTCACAAATAGTTTTGGAAAAAAATCATGCCCTATCATAAATAGTAATGCAAAAATCAATTCTAAAATGATAGCCATTAAAAAAATAGAATGTGCTACGGTATGTAATTTTTTATAATCCTGTAATCCTTTTTGATTAGCGACTCTAACCATTGCGGCTACACTTAATCCAATGGCAAACATAAAGGTTATTGAAGCTAAACTTAACGCTATTTGATTAGCAGCTTGACTCGTTGTACCAATCATTCCTGATAACCATATGGCGCCGGTAAACAAAGCTACTTCAAAAAACATTTGCATAGAAGAAGGTATGCCAAGTGCAATGATTTTTTTTGCCATTCTTTTTTCAAATGATTGCCAACCAAAACGTGTAAAATAGGGTTTAAACTTCTCTTTTTTTGCTAAAATATAATGCATATAAAGCACCATAAAAACACGAGCAACGAGTGTACCAATAGCAGAGCCAACTATGCCTAATTTTGGAAAACCTAATAATCCAAATACTAATAACACATTAATGACAATATTGATAACATTACCTATAATGGTGGCAAACATGGAATATTTAGTTTCACTCATACCATCTGCAAATTGTTTATACGCTTGAAAAACAACTAATGGTACTAAGGAAAAACCAACAATATCTAAAAAAGGAATCGCTAATTTTACTACATCTTCAGGCTGATTCATAAACCTTAATAAAGGTTTTGCTGCTACTAATAAAAAAAACAAGGCAAAGCCTAAAATAGTACATAATGCTAATCCATTTTGAAAAGCACTTCTACCCTTTTCAATATTTTTTTGAGAATCAAATTCGGCAACAATTGGAGTAATGGCTGTAGAAAAACCGATACCAATAGACATCCCAATAAAAACAAAACTATTACCCAAAGAAACAGCGGCTAATTCTGCTGAACCTAATTGTCCCACAAAAATATTATCCACTACACTTACGAGTGTATGTCCCACCATTCCTGCAATGACAGGTAAGGCTAAATTAAAATTATATCGAAATTCTTTGAAATATTTATTCATACACCGTAGGTTCTTAACCTATTAATTAGCCGATAGCATAGCAGTTAAAGCGGCTAATGCTACTATTTTTTGTTCGCCAGAAGCCAAGTTCTTTACTTTAAATTCACGATTTTTGAGCTCTTCGTCACCAACAAATACTACATAAGGGATGCCCTTTTTCTCCGCATATTTAAATTGCTTATCTAATTTTGAAGCATCTGGATATAATTCCACACGAACACCTGCATGCCTTAATTGCACCATACTTTGCATTGCATACAAGGCTTCTTCTTGTCCAAAATTTAAAAATAGAGCTTGTGGTTTAGTTGTAACTGCTTCTGGAAACAATCCTAAATCTTCCAACACTAAATAAATTCTATCTAGTCCAAAAGAAATACCCACACCGCTCATGTTTTTAAGACCAAAAATACCCGTCAAATCGTCATATCTTCCACCTCCCCCGATAGAACCCATAGCAACACATGCTGGTGCTGCCACTTCAAATATAGCCCCTGTATAGTAATTCAGTCCACGAGCTAGCGTTACATCTAAATCGAAATTAGCCGTTTGCAAACCTAAAGTTGACAAGGCATTACAAATAAATTGCAATTCTTCTACTCCCTTAAGACCTTCTGATGAGGCTTGAAGCAACTGCTCTAATTTGGTAATTTTTTCATTGATAGTTCCTGTAAAGCTAAATAAAGGTTGAACTTTTTCTAATGCTTGTGCAGAGATTCCTTTTTCAAGCATTTCTTTTTTTACACCTTCCTCCCCTATTTTATCTAATTTATCTAAGGCAACGGTAAAATCTATTAATTTATCCGAAGCGCCTATTACTTCAGCAATTCCCGATAATATTTTGCGGTTATTTATTTTAATGGTAACACCTTTTAAACCTAATTGCGTAAAAACAGTATCATATAATTGTATAAACTCTACTTCTTGCCATAAAGAATTTGAACCTACAACATCTGCATCGCATTGATAAAACTCTCTAAATCTTCCTTTTTGCGGACGATCGGCACGCCAAACGGGCTGAATTTGATAGCGCTTAAAGGGAAATTCTAATTCATTTTGATGCTGTACTACGTAACGCGCAAAAGGCACGGTTAAATCATAACGCAAGGCTTTTTCAGAAATTTTTGAAGTTAACTTTTTTGTGTTTTTTTCTTGTAATAATTGGGTGTCAACTTTTTCTAAATAATCTCCAGAATTTAAAATTTTGAAAATCAAACGGTCACCTTCTTCGCCATATTTTCCCATTAAGGTTTCTGAATTTTCAAACGTTGGGGTTTCAATAGGCTGAAAACCAAATTGTTCAAAATTTGATTTAATAATAGAAAAGATATAATTTCTTTTTGAAACTTCTACAGAAGAAAAATCTCTTGTGCCTTTTGGGATACTTGGTTTTTGTGCCATTTTAAATTTAGAATTTAGAATTTAGAATTCTGAAAAAACAGAAATATAAAAAATTTCTATTGTGCAAATATCGAATATATTTGGGAGTATTAAAAATCAATTCAGAGATTTAAAATTTCAGCATTTTTACTTTCTAAATTCTAAACTCTAAATTCTTACTTTATTTGTGTAACATTTCGCTGTAATTTTAGTCTTATTGTTATGGTTGGATTATTTAGAGAAAACACAAAAATTGCATTAGGTTCTATAAAAAGTCAAATTTTAAGAACTGTATTAACGATTATTATTATTGCTATAGGTATTTGGGCTTTAGTAGGTATCTTAACTGTTGTTTCGGCACTAGACAATACCCTATTAAAGAATTTTGCTTCAATGGGTTCTAATACATTTTCTATTAGTCAATATGATTTTTCTTCACAAATAAATAGAAACAAGACAGAAGAAAAAGTTAATCCAATTATTAGTTATCCACAAGCTAAAGAATTTCAGAAAAAATTTGACTTTCCATTTACCACTACTTCACTTTCATTTACAGCTGTTTCGAATGCAGAAGTAAAATATGAAAACGAAAAAACCGATCCAGAAATTTCCGTATTAGGTATTGATGAAAATTATATTCCAAATAAAGGATTAGAGCTTACAAAAGGGCGCAATTTAAACATGTTTGACGTGAGTAATTCAAATTATGTTTGTGTATTAGGTGCCAATTTTGAAGAGGGTTTATTTGAAGGTGTAAATCCTATAGACAAAACGATATCGATTAGAGGAGCAAAATTTAAAGTAATAGGACTATTAAAAGAAAAAGGAGCAACTTTTGGAAACAATCAGGATTTACGTATTATGATTCCTACACAAATTGCACGTTCTTTATTTTCTTCGCCTAACATTAATTATGATATTGATATAAAAGTAAACAATGAAGCGTTACTAGATGAAGCAGTTGATAATGCTACTTTAGCTATGCGTAGAGTACGAAAACTAAGTCCAATCAAAGAAGCTAATTTTGGTATAAAACGAAGTGACGATTTAATACAACGTATTTTAGAAAACACAAAGACATTAAGTATTGCAGCATGGGTTATAGGTGTAATTACTGTTTTTGGCTCCTCAATTGCTTTGATGAATATCATGTTAGTATCTGTTTCTGAACGAACTAGAGAAATAGGTATTCGAAAATCTTTAGGTGCTAAACGAAGTACTATAGCGTGGCAATTCTTTACCGAAACATTCGTTATTGGTCAATTAGGAGGTGTGTTAGGGATTATTTTAGGAATTATTACTGGTACATTAATTGCAATGGCTTTTGGTTTTGAATTTACAATTCCTTGGATGGCTATGTTTGCTGCATTTATTACAACCTGTGTGGTAACCATATTTTCTGGTTTGTATCCAGCTATAAAAGCATCTAAATTAGACCCAGTTGAAGCATTAAGATATGAATAATTTATAACACAAAATTTCACAAAACGAACTACCAACTTGTCACTTCGAGTAGCAAAGCGTATCGAGAAGTGAGCTTTTAGTCATCAGAATTCAATTTTCAAATCTTCAAATTTGTAAATTCGTAATTCGTAATTCGTAATTTGTAAATCCCCTTACTTTCAGAAACGTTTTATTTTAATTCTTCTCACATCGAATCATCCTATCATTTCCGTAAATATCTTTTCTTAGTTCTATGTTTTTAAATCCTAAATTACCCAGTAATTCGACGGTTTCTTTTCCTAGATACTGATTAATTTCAAAAAAAAGGAATCCACTAGGCGCTAAATTTAGCAAGGCTAATTGAGCAATTTTTCTATAAAAAAGTAAGGCATCTGAATCGTCCACAAATAAGGCTAAATGAGGTTCATAATCTACTACATTTTTCTTTATTTCAGCCTTTTCTAAATCACGAACATAAGGCGGATTAGATACGATGATGTCAAAATGAGTTGGGAGTTGGAAATTGGAAATTGGGAGTTTTGATAAATCCTCTACTTCTAATATGTTGGCTTGAATAAAATTGATTTCAACCTCATTTAATTTTGCATTTCGCTTTGCTACTTGTACTGCTTTTTCAGAAACATCAATTGCTGAAACCTTCGCTTGTGGTAAATTTGTCTTTAAAGAAATTGGAATACATCCTGTTCCCGTTCCAATGTCTAAAATGGTGATGGGTGATGGGTGATGGGTGATGGATGAATTTAAAATCCATGCTACTAATTCTTCGGTTTCAGGTCTTGGAATCAATGTGTTTTCATTTACCTCAAATCGCAAACCATAAAACCATGACTCTCCTACTATATACTGTATAGGTTTTTCCTCTTTTAACTGGTGGATAATTTTCATCCATTTTGCTAAATAGTCATTTGAAAGTTTAAAATCAGGATGCAAAGCCACATCTATCCGTTTCATTTGATGTAAATGTTCCGTAAGTATAAAAAAGAAACTTTCTATTTCTTGTTGGTCTGCATATATGGGCAGTAAAGTTTCAATAAAAGTATGTTTAAGTCTATGAAGATCCATTTTATAGTTTTTTTAGCATAAACACATCGCAACTTGTATGTCCGGTTGCTCCAAGAGGTTTATCAATATAGTCAAATCCGGATTTACTATATAATTGTTGAGCGGCTTTCATAAATGGTAACGTTTCTATATAACAATAGGTATAACCGGCTTGTTTTGCAAAACGTAAACACAGTTGTATTAACTCATAAGCGATGCCTTTTCCTCTAATTTCGGGAGCAAAATACATTTTTTGCAACTCACAAACAGTAGGATCGTTAGTATCCAACATTCCAATTCCTGCACCACCACAAATTTCTCCA containing:
- the mazG gene encoding nucleoside triphosphate pyrophosphohydrolase yields the protein MYSREAQLAAFNRLLDIMDDLREKCPWDKKQTLESLRHLTIEETYELGDAILNNDKVEIKKELGDLLLHIVFYAKIGSETKDFDISDVTNSICDKLINRHPHIYGDVVVANEEEVKQNWEKLKLKEGKKSVLEGVPNSLPALVKASRIQDKAKGVGFDWEEKSQVWEKVQEELTEFHAEIEKGTAKTMEEEFGDVLFSLINYARFLNINPEDALERTNKKFITRFQYLEAQAEKMGKPLSEMTLAEMDVFWNEAKTM
- the prmC gene encoding peptide chain release factor N(5)-glutamine methyltransferase, with product MDLHRLKHTFIETLLPIYADQQEIESFFFILTEHLHQMKRIDVALHPDFKLSNDYLAKWMKIIHQLKEEKPIQYIVGESWFYGLRFEVNENTLIPRPETEELVAWILNSSITHHPSPITILDIGTGTGCIPISLKTNLPQAKVSAIDVSEKAVQVAKRNAKLNEVEINFIQANILEVEDLSKLPISNFQLPTHFDIIVSNPPYVRDLEKAEIKKNVVDYEPHLALFVDDSDALLFYRKIAQLALLNLAPSGFLFFEINQYLGKETVELLGNLGFKNIELRKDIYGNDRMIRCEKN
- a CDS encoding DUF6150 family protein, whose product is MKNSLFWLLMVICYTSYGQKVFSVDYSNQAEIKVFIVKYENQADLKVFKVSYENQAGTNNGKWFFTKYANQADKKIYFVEYENQADIKIYFVAYENQAGWRTKSKMHLFY
- a CDS encoding T9SS type A sorting domain-containing protein — its product is MKKILPYLILCFCTMELVNAQILSAENFESLTIGNICTATDGITVGQGGYYALNGTTTDYQIVDGGTTTGKILQMYGPNVASPPTFNLFKNDLPALWSTRTVGNNIIEIEVDLYTGGATTSKNVQILFLYDATGSKVLVGFAFVPETKELLGNANYNNAGAINNYTFYLASGGLYMPANTWVRIGMSYNKTNGLVLWKAPGMASASGVIGAAPGTDPNQLKFIIDSFTGNTLSFPCKWNDLSVKATNTSTLLSEESFTLLENNVVLFPNPTSGEVSLTTNFNNDITRILITDCNGRIIKVLNGYVEKIDFSSFLAGIYFVAIETTSNKEVRKIIKR
- a CDS encoding serine hydrolase domain-containing protein, which produces MRIQLFLISLVLLTASCSENDCGCVTPQEETMYFPPITSETIWETKTPENMSWNTTNLQTLYTYLEQKNTKGFIILHNGRIVVEKYFNGHSAGMPWYWASAGKTLTASVTGIAEQEGFINTNNKVSDYIGTGWTSAPIGKEQLITCKHLLTMTSGLDDSFNDSTDPTLDDCVNPGCLMYTADAGTRWAYDNVYVKLQQVVANATGQNWDTYFTAKLKNKIGMNGSWIQSDNNSIYWSTTRSMARFGLLALNKGKWDGTVVVPENYMNLATSTSQNINQAYGYLWWLNGKNSYHLPSSQLQFPGSLIPNAPSDLFCALGKNDQKIYVVPSRKLVIIRMGNAADTSNFALSNFDNELWSKINAVIN
- a CDS encoding ABC transporter permease, whose product is MVGLFRENTKIALGSIKSQILRTVLTIIIIAIGIWALVGILTVVSALDNTLLKNFASMGSNTFSISQYDFSSQINRNKTEEKVNPIISYPQAKEFQKKFDFPFTTTSLSFTAVSNAEVKYENEKTDPEISVLGIDENYIPNKGLELTKGRNLNMFDVSNSNYVCVLGANFEEGLFEGVNPIDKTISIRGAKFKVIGLLKEKGATFGNNQDLRIMIPTQIARSLFSSPNINYDIDIKVNNEALLDEAVDNATLAMRRVRKLSPIKEANFGIKRSDDLIQRILENTKTLSIAAWVIGVITVFGSSIALMNIMLVSVSERTREIGIRKSLGAKRSTIAWQFFTETFVIGQLGGVLGIILGIITGTLIAMAFGFEFTIPWMAMFAAFITTCVVTIFSGLYPAIKASKLDPVEALRYE
- the hisS gene encoding histidine--tRNA ligase — its product is MAQKPSIPKGTRDFSSVEVSKRNYIFSIIKSNFEQFGFQPIETPTFENSETLMGKYGEEGDRLIFKILNSGDYLEKVDTQLLQEKNTKKLTSKISEKALRYDLTVPFARYVVQHQNELEFPFKRYQIQPVWRADRPQKGRFREFYQCDADVVGSNSLWQEVEFIQLYDTVFTQLGLKGVTIKINNRKILSGIAEVIGASDKLIDFTVALDKLDKIGEEGVKKEMLEKGISAQALEKVQPLFSFTGTINEKITKLEQLLQASSEGLKGVEELQFICNALSTLGLQTANFDLDVTLARGLNYYTGAIFEVAAPACVAMGSIGGGGRYDDLTGIFGLKNMSGVGISFGLDRIYLVLEDLGLFPEAVTTKPQALFLNFGQEEALYAMQSMVQLRHAGVRVELYPDASKLDKQFKYAEKKGIPYVVFVGDEELKNREFKVKNLASGEQKIVALAALTAMLSAN
- a CDS encoding outer membrane beta-barrel protein, which translates into the protein MKKVLLSAVAVLALTLGNAQEKGNGFSKGDVFVSGTLKFNSDSKISNYKEDNFTFAPSLGYFVTENIALGVNLNVGSGSVQATSTSGKDKTSTFGAGLAGRYYFTPSSQFSVFAELGASMASVKTTPAGSASSKVNAFGIGFAPGFNYFISKNFSLETKIAVLSYTSAKGDWTGAQSGSSLQFGGDWSAVSFGVNYKF
- a CDS encoding helix-turn-helix domain-containing protein, which translates into the protein MILFTALTTLLVTLLLAINNYKINKNSLYLAGFLISLSIGVLLHYFAVQANSPFALAIAYGHFMPIYYLTGPLLFFYIRGTLTDSARLKPWDWLHFMPFIIGLISIFPYYFESFDTKLDIATKIIHDTNHHKKVNISWLYPNIYNLAVRPFILFGYFIACIFKLYTYNRSKKKSVRTNSHKKIVHKWLYLITSITGVCALSYGILTFNFLITDSVSKETINGFAMNYYSGISFSLIPFLLLIFPEVLYGLPSTKNNLISTETETYDEINKTDETSNYSNDIELEDSEFTIIATNILDYLAKEKPFTDTDFSLDDLSKSLNIPKHHLYYCFNTVLKTKFTTIRAILRVEYAKECLLNGDLKNLSMEGVWTKSGFSSKTSFFVSFKEVTGLTPLEFIKINNLN
- a CDS encoding MATE family efflux transporter: MNKYFKEFRYNFNLALPVIAGMVGHTLVSVVDNIFVGQLGSAELAAVSLGNSFVFIGMSIGIGFSTAITPIVAEFDSQKNIEKGRSAFQNGLALCTILGFALFFLLVAAKPLLRFMNQPEDVVKLAIPFLDIVGFSLVPLVVFQAYKQFADGMSETKYSMFATIIGNVINIVINVLLVFGLLGFPKLGIVGSAIGTLVARVFMVLYMHYILAKKEKFKPYFTRFGWQSFEKRMAKKIIALGIPSSMQMFFEVALFTGAIWLSGMIGTTSQAANQIALSLASITFMFAIGLSVAAMVRVANQKGLQDYKKLHTVAHSIFLMAIILELIFALLFMIGHDFFPKLFVNLETQASINDTAEVIGIASKLIFVAAFFQLFDGMQVVVLGALRGMQDVKIPTVITFIAYWIIGFPVSIYLGKYTNLGAVGVWIGLLAGLGAASILLYIRFRHLLKNKL